One window from the genome of Oryza glaberrima chromosome 3, OglaRS2, whole genome shotgun sequence encodes:
- the LOC127766200 gene encoding nuclear transcription factor Y subunit C-2, producing MDNQQLPYAGQPAAAGAGAPVPGVPGAGGPPAVPHHHLLQQQQAQLQAFWAYQRQEAERASASDFKNHQLPLARIKKIMKADEDVRMISAEAPVLFAKACELFILELTIRSWLHAEENKRRTLQRNDVAAAIARTDVFDFLVDIVPREDAKEEPGSALGFAAGGPAGAVGAAGPAAGLPYYYPPMGQPAPMMPAWHVPAWDPAWQQGAAPDVDQGAAGSFSEEGQQGFAGHGGAAAGFPPAPPSSE from the coding sequence ATGGACAACCAGCAGCTACCCTACGCCGGTCAGCCGGCGGCCGCAGGCGCCGGAGCCCCGGTGCCGGGCGTGCCTGGCGCGGGCGGGCCGCCGGCGGTGCCGCACCACCACctgctccagcagcagcaggcgcagCTGCAGGCGTTCTGGGCGTACCAGCGGCAGGAGGCGGagcgcgcgtcggcgtcggacTTCAAGAACCACCAGCTGCCGCTGGCGCGGATCAAGAAGATCATGAAGGCGGACGAGGACGTGCGCATGATCTCGGCGGAGGCGCCCGTGCTGTTCGCCAAGGCGTGCGAGCTCTTCATCCTGGAGCTCACCATCCGCTCGTGGCTGCACGCCGAGGAGAACAAGCGCCGCACCCTGCAGCGcaacgacgtcgccgccgccatcgcgcgcACCGACGTGTTCGACTTCCTCGTCGACATCGTGCCGCGGGAGGATGCCAAGGAGGAGCCCGGCAGCGCGCTCGGGTTCGCGGCGGGAGggcccgccggcgccgttggAGCGGCCGGCCCCGCCGCGGGGCTGCCGTACTACTACCCGCCGATGGGGCAGCCGGCGCCGATGATGCCGGCGTGGCATGTTCCGGCGTGGGACCCGGCGTGGCAGCAAGGAGCAGCGCCGGATGTGGACCAGGGCGCCGCCGGCAGCTTCAGCGAGGAAGGGCAGCAAGGTTTTGCAGGCCATGGCGGTGCGGCAGCTGGCTTCCCTCCTGCACCTCCAAGCTCCGAATAG